A genomic segment from Lutibacter sp. A80 encodes:
- a CDS encoding AAA family ATPase, whose product MQQKIVITGGPGTGKSTVINELTARNFTCMPEISREVTLNARKNGIEQLFLTKPLLFSELLLEGRINQYIEAEKKNIELVFFDRGVPDVHAYMNYISIDYPKTYITKSNLYRYNTVFLMPPWEEIYISDEERYENFEQALAIHNHLERTYKALNYPIIEVPTGTVKERTDFILSCINK is encoded by the coding sequence ATGCAGCAAAAAATTGTGATAACTGGAGGTCCTGGAACAGGTAAATCAACAGTAATAAATGAATTAACAGCTAGAAATTTTACGTGTATGCCCGAAATTTCAAGAGAAGTTACTCTAAATGCACGTAAAAATGGTATTGAACAATTATTTTTAACAAAACCATTACTTTTTAGCGAACTTTTATTAGAAGGGCGTATTAACCAATATATTGAAGCTGAGAAAAAAAACATAGAACTCGTTTTTTTTGATAGAGGTGTGCCAGATGTACACGCTTATATGAATTATATTAGTATCGATTATCCTAAAACCTATATAACCAAAAGCAATTTATACAGATACAATACTGTTTTTTTAATGCCTCCTTGGGAAGAAATTTATATTTCAGATGAAGAACGCTATGAAAATTTTGAACAAGCACTCGCTATTCATAACCATTTAGAGCGTACCTATAAAGCTTTAAATTACCCTATTATTGAAGTTCCAACAGGAACTGTAAAAGAAAGAACCGATTTTATTTTATCTTGCATAAATAAATGA
- a CDS encoding peptidylprolyl isomerase, with protein MKFNYILIITVLYCLNGVSQNKQSVLFSIDTTPFYTQEFLENYNKNTSLIADSLNSIDDYLELFINYKLKVKEAKELKLDTLSSYINELKDYKARLVQPFLKDKKVTAKLVKEAYKRLQKEINASHILVSLKPTATPQDTLTAYTKLLEARKLILNGTPFSEVAKQFSDDPSAQHNGGNLGFFTALQMVYPFENAAYTTAVNSVSKPFRTQFGFHILQVHQIRPALGEVEVAHIMVKNNESNAAKSKIDSIYKLLLNNKEPFSELALKLSDDRATASKGGKLGKFTYGQMVEAFSKVAFELEHTSEISKPFKTEYGWHIIKLLKKYPVQSFDEIKDDLTRKIERDERSNLIGKSVIDSLQKKYTILVDSLALNQFKDRNWRNLTNVNTILLTINEKEIRQVEFAKFLKLNLNETVLSAFEKFKEQEVLNYYKETIEFTNAEFASTYNEFKDGLLLFDLLEKNVWEKSKDSTNLSNYFIKFKDTKYANKELESIKGSVIGDYQNYLEDLWIKNLHKKYKVKINKSEKKRLTKLNQKKS; from the coding sequence ATGAAGTTTAATTATATATTAATTATTACAGTTTTATACTGTTTAAATGGTGTATCGCAAAACAAACAATCTGTATTGTTTTCTATTGATACAACTCCTTTTTATACTCAAGAGTTTTTAGAGAATTACAATAAAAATACAAGTTTAATAGCAGATTCATTAAATAGCATTGACGATTATTTAGAATTATTTATAAATTATAAATTAAAAGTTAAAGAAGCTAAAGAGCTTAAATTAGATACTTTATCAAGTTATATTAATGAGTTAAAAGATTATAAAGCACGTTTAGTTCAACCGTTTTTAAAAGATAAAAAAGTAACCGCTAAATTAGTTAAAGAAGCTTATAAAAGACTTCAAAAAGAAATTAATGCGAGTCATATTTTAGTGTCTTTAAAACCAACTGCAACTCCACAAGATACTTTAACAGCTTATACAAAGTTACTTGAAGCACGTAAATTAATTTTAAATGGAACTCCTTTTTCAGAGGTTGCCAAACAATTTTCAGATGATCCATCAGCACAACATAATGGTGGTAATTTGGGTTTTTTTACAGCTTTACAAATGGTTTACCCATTTGAAAATGCAGCATATACAACAGCTGTAAATTCAGTTTCAAAACCTTTTAGGACTCAATTTGGATTTCATATTTTACAAGTTCACCAAATAAGGCCTGCTCTTGGTGAAGTTGAAGTTGCACATATAATGGTAAAAAATAATGAAAGCAATGCAGCTAAATCAAAAATTGATTCTATTTATAAGTTGCTTTTAAATAATAAAGAACCTTTTTCTGAATTAGCCTTAAAATTATCTGACGATAGAGCAACAGCGTCAAAAGGAGGGAAGTTGGGTAAGTTTACCTACGGACAAATGGTTGAGGCTTTTTCTAAAGTCGCATTTGAATTAGAGCACACTTCAGAAATTTCAAAACCTTTTAAAACGGAATATGGTTGGCATATTATTAAACTATTAAAAAAATATCCTGTTCAAAGTTTTGATGAAATAAAAGATGATTTAACACGTAAAATTGAGCGCGATGAACGTTCAAATTTAATTGGAAAATCAGTAATTGATAGCTTGCAAAAAAAATATACTATCTTAGTAGATTCATTGGCTTTAAATCAATTTAAAGATAGAAATTGGCGAAACTTAACCAATGTAAATACTATTTTATTAACAATAAATGAAAAGGAAATTAGACAAGTTGAATTTGCAAAATTTTTAAAATTAAATTTAAACGAAACTGTTTTAAGTGCTTTTGAAAAATTTAAAGAACAAGAGGTGCTTAATTATTATAAAGAAACTATTGAGTTTACAAATGCAGAGTTTGCATCTACCTACAACGAGTTTAAAGACGGTTTGTTGTTGTTTGATTTGCTAGAGAAAAACGTTTGGGAAAAGTCTAAAGATAGTACAAATCTTTCAAATTATTTTATAAAATTTAAAGATACTAAATACGCAAATAAAGAGTTAGAATCTATAAAAGGATCTGTAATAGGTGATTATCAAAATTACTTAGAAGATTTATGGATTAAAAATTTACATAAAAAATATAAGGTCAAAATTAATAAATCAGAAAAAAAGAGATTAACTAAATTAAATCAGAAAAAAAGTTGA
- a CDS encoding peptidylprolyl isomerase: MKANIILIALLFIFTGIHAQDSTTSNSERIKVDGVAVVIGKNIVLDSDIDKFKKELENRMEGAKLNITDCEILEEIMTQKLLAHHAVVDSVLVSEAEVNSQVERNISYFAQQLGSMEAVVEYYGFTDEEDLREELYTIQNEQLLIQREKESITEKIDVTPEEVRNYFNNLEKEGNLPEFSAEIELAQIVKTLKPSEEETNRVIDKLNEIKKDVEDGYSFRLKAIINSDDPAVSGNGPGAGGLYSITRESNFIKEFKEVAFSLDEGEISEPFESGFGFHIILVEKIKGQERDVRHILIQPEISQEELDASMDELTKIRSQILSGEITFEEAVAKYSDDITTKNNQGLILNPQTNDTHFDLTRMDPNLYSKVSSLKPGEITVPFYDEVRGESKMHKIIMLKSKNETHVANFIDDYEKIQELTLQKKEEETIEDWAKDKIEDTYIKINEDFKKCDFNKNWKKQ; encoded by the coding sequence ATGAAAGCAAACATAATTTTAATAGCACTACTTTTTATTTTTACAGGTATACATGCGCAAGATAGTACAACATCAAATTCAGAGAGAATTAAAGTAGATGGTGTGGCAGTTGTAATTGGTAAAAATATTGTTTTAGACTCTGATATAGATAAATTCAAAAAAGAATTAGAAAATCGTATGGAAGGGGCAAAGTTAAACATTACAGATTGTGAAATTTTAGAAGAAATAATGACACAAAAATTACTTGCACATCATGCAGTTGTAGATAGTGTTTTGGTTTCTGAAGCAGAAGTAAATTCTCAAGTTGAACGTAATATTTCTTATTTTGCACAACAATTAGGTTCTATGGAAGCAGTTGTTGAATACTATGGATTTACTGACGAAGAAGATTTAAGAGAAGAGTTATATACCATACAAAATGAACAACTTTTAATTCAAAGAGAAAAAGAAAGCATTACAGAAAAAATTGATGTTACTCCAGAAGAAGTAAGAAATTATTTTAATAACCTTGAAAAAGAAGGTAATTTACCAGAATTTAGTGCTGAAATTGAGTTGGCTCAAATAGTAAAAACTTTAAAACCTTCGGAGGAAGAAACCAACCGTGTTATTGATAAGTTAAATGAAATAAAAAAAGATGTTGAAGACGGATATAGTTTTAGATTAAAAGCAATAATTAATTCCGACGATCCAGCAGTTTCAGGAAATGGACCTGGAGCAGGAGGATTGTATAGCATTACAAGAGAATCTAACTTTATTAAAGAGTTTAAAGAAGTTGCTTTTAGTTTAGATGAAGGTGAGATTTCTGAACCTTTTGAATCTGGATTTGGTTTTCATATTATTCTTGTAGAAAAAATTAAAGGACAAGAACGCGATGTGCGTCATATTTTAATTCAGCCAGAAATTTCTCAAGAAGAATTAGATGCTTCAATGGATGAATTGACTAAAATTAGATCGCAGATTTTAAGTGGTGAAATTACTTTTGAAGAAGCTGTAGCTAAATACTCTGATGATATTACAACAAAAAATAACCAAGGTTTAATTTTAAATCCACAAACAAACGATACACATTTCGATTTAACACGTATGGATCCAAATTTATACAGTAAAGTAAGTAGTTTAAAACCTGGTGAAATTACGGTTCCTTTTTATGATGAAGTTAGAGGAGAATCTAAAATGCATAAAATTATTATGCTAAAAAGTAAAAATGAAACACATGTTGCTAATTTTATTGATGATTACGAAAAAATTCAAGAGTTAACTTTACAGAAAAAAGAAGAAGAAACTATTGAAGATTGGGCAAAAGATAAAATAGAAGACACTTATATTAAAATTAACGAAGACTTTAAAAAGTGTGATTTTAATAAAAATTGGAAAAAACAATAA
- a CDS encoding MoxR family ATPase, protein MSDVDTLKQLVQKYKDLKKEISKVIIGQDEAIDHILLSILSGGHSLLIGVPGLAKTLIVHTIAQTLGLDFKRIQFTPDLMPSDILGSEILDETNHFKFIKGPIFSNIILADEINRTPPKTQAALLEAMQERSVTVAGHHHILAKPFFVLATQNPIEQEGTYPLPEAQLDRFMFSIQLDYPTFEEEVEVVKATTNDENPKVNSILSSKEIVDFQHLVRRIPVPDNVIEYAVKLVSKTRPNSENATELVTNYIDWGAGPRASQNLVLGAKAHAAVNGKFSPDIEDVQAVAFSILRHRVVRNYKAEAEGISEKQLIESLF, encoded by the coding sequence ATGTCTGATGTTGATACTTTAAAACAATTAGTTCAAAAATATAAAGACCTTAAAAAAGAAATTTCAAAGGTAATTATAGGTCAAGATGAAGCAATAGATCATATTTTATTATCTATCTTAAGTGGAGGACATTCTTTATTAATTGGTGTTCCTGGTTTAGCAAAAACATTAATTGTACATACTATTGCTCAAACATTAGGTCTCGATTTTAAACGTATACAATTTACACCAGATTTAATGCCTTCAGATATTTTAGGTAGTGAAATATTAGATGAAACTAATCATTTTAAATTTATTAAAGGCCCTATTTTTAGTAATATAATATTAGCAGATGAAATTAATAGAACGCCTCCAAAAACGCAAGCTGCTTTATTAGAGGCTATGCAAGAGCGTTCTGTTACGGTTGCTGGTCATCATCATATTTTAGCAAAACCCTTTTTTGTATTAGCTACACAAAACCCTATAGAGCAAGAAGGAACTTACCCGTTACCAGAAGCACAATTAGATAGGTTTATGTTTTCTATTCAGTTAGATTATCCTACTTTTGAAGAAGAAGTTGAAGTTGTTAAAGCAACTACTAATGATGAAAATCCAAAAGTTAATTCTATTTTAAGTTCTAAGGAAATTGTAGATTTTCAACATTTGGTGAGAAGAATTCCAGTTCCAGATAATGTAATAGAATACGCTGTTAAATTGGTTTCTAAAACTAGACCAAATTCAGAAAATGCTACAGAATTGGTAACTAATTATATAGATTGGGGAGCAGGACCAAGAGCTTCACAAAACTTAGTATTGGGAGCAAAAGCGCATGCCGCAGTAAACGGAAAATTTTCTCCAGATATTGAAGATGTTCAGGCTGTTGCTTTTTCAATTTTAAGACACAGAGTTGTTAGAAACTATAAAGCTGAAGCCGAAGGGATTTCAGAAAAACAACTTATTGAATCTTTATTTTAG
- a CDS encoding ATP-dependent DNA helicase RecQ, which yields MSSPLEILKTYWGYNQFRPPQEAIINTVIKGENCIVLLPTGNGKSLCYQVPALALEGVCIVISPLIALIKDQVESLTEKNIKAIALTSKLSQEEVIVAFDNLQFGGYKFLYLSPEKLQSPFIQEKIKQLKVSFIAIDEAHCISEWGHDFRPSYLKIPVLKELQPTATFIALTATATQRVFEDITQNLEIENATIFKKSLKRTNLTYKVIYTENYYANLIQILNYIKESVIIYTNNRKQTKEINKFLVQQNFKSTYYHGGLSVDEKNAAYQTWIEDKTPIMVATNAFGMGIDKPNVRVVIHLNIPNSLENYIQEAGRAGRDGKESYSLILTNKANLYDTDARFKTTTPTTQYIKEIYFNLNQFYKVPLGEQPLESFNFSIQEFCAVYKLNILKAYNAIKTLERENIILLDENFTKKSTLKFTISNQQLFNYLEEHPSKSDFIKLLLRSYGGIFEHYTIIDEFKLSKKLHISKATIIAYLKELNTHGIVNYNFENSNSRLTFLVIREDNYTINNISKNIEKQYALKYNKLKATIDFIKNSKTCRNIQLLSYFGETITEPCGKCDVCKSKNAPTETTHTLLNEILNLLKTKNLSSHELSTILNCNKKQLLNSLKILLEKNKIAITSQNKFKLNI from the coding sequence ATGAGTTCACCTTTAGAAATATTAAAAACCTATTGGGGATATAATCAATTTAGACCACCACAAGAAGCTATAATAAATACTGTAATTAAAGGTGAAAATTGTATTGTTCTTTTACCAACAGGAAATGGTAAGTCTTTATGTTACCAAGTTCCAGCATTGGCTTTAGAAGGAGTTTGCATTGTTATTTCGCCCTTAATTGCATTGATAAAAGATCAGGTAGAAAGTTTAACCGAAAAAAACATTAAAGCCATTGCTTTAACTTCAAAACTCTCTCAAGAAGAAGTAATTGTAGCTTTTGACAATTTACAATTTGGAGGTTATAAATTTTTATATTTATCTCCCGAAAAATTACAATCGCCTTTTATTCAAGAAAAAATAAAACAACTAAAAGTCTCTTTTATTGCAATTGATGAAGCGCATTGTATATCTGAATGGGGACACGATTTTAGACCTTCGTACTTAAAAATCCCTGTTTTAAAAGAATTACAACCAACGGCAACATTTATTGCCCTAACTGCAACAGCAACACAAAGGGTATTTGAAGATATAACACAAAATTTAGAGATTGAAAATGCTACTATTTTTAAAAAATCTTTAAAACGAACTAATTTAACCTATAAGGTAATTTACACAGAAAATTACTATGCTAATTTAATTCAAATACTAAATTACATAAAAGAATCTGTTATAATTTATACCAATAATAGAAAACAAACTAAAGAAATTAACAAGTTTTTAGTGCAACAAAATTTTAAAAGCACGTATTACCATGGCGGATTGTCTGTTGACGAAAAAAATGCTGCTTACCAAACCTGGATAGAAGATAAAACTCCAATTATGGTTGCTACAAATGCTTTTGGTATGGGAATAGACAAACCAAATGTACGTGTTGTAATACATTTAAATATTCCAAATAGCTTAGAAAATTATATACAAGAAGCAGGAAGAGCTGGTAGAGATGGAAAAGAATCTTATTCATTAATATTAACTAATAAAGCTAATTTATACGATACTGATGCTCGGTTTAAAACCACTACACCAACTACACAATATATAAAAGAAATTTACTTTAATTTAAATCAATTTTATAAAGTTCCTCTTGGAGAACAGCCATTAGAATCTTTTAATTTTTCCATACAAGAATTTTGTGCTGTCTATAAATTAAATATTTTAAAAGCCTACAATGCAATAAAAACATTAGAAAGAGAAAATATTATCTTGTTAGATGAAAATTTTACTAAAAAATCTACATTAAAATTTACAATTAGTAACCAACAGCTATTTAATTATTTAGAAGAACATCCTTCAAAAAGCGATTTTATAAAATTACTTTTGAGAAGTTATGGTGGTATTTTTGAACATTATACAATAATAGATGAATTTAAATTATCGAAAAAATTACATATTTCAAAAGCAACTATTATTGCTTATTTAAAAGAGTTAAATACCCATGGAATTGTAAATTATAATTTTGAAAACTCTAATTCTAGATTAACTTTTTTAGTAATTCGAGAAGATAATTACACCATAAACAATATTTCAAAAAATATTGAAAAACAATATGCTTTAAAATACAACAAATTAAAAGCCACCATAGACTTTATTAAAAACTCAAAAACCTGTAGAAACATACAACTACTCTCCTATTTTGGTGAAACAATTACAGAACCTTGCGGCAAATGCGATGTTTGCAAATCTAAAAACGCACCAACAGAAACAACACATACGCTTTTAAATGAAATATTAAACCTACTGAAAACTAAAAATTTATCATCGCATGAGTTATCTACAATACTAAATTGCAATAAAAAACAACTTTTAAATTCTTTAAAAATCCTCTTAGAAAAAAATAAAATTGCCATAACTTCGCAAAATAAATTTAAACTAAACATTTAA
- a CDS encoding peptidyl-prolyl cis-trans isomerase: MKQLIVYICLFFTLLSCDYFTIKDDTREAVARVNDTYLYKTDLKNVVSSGVSKNDSILLVNNYINNWIKQQLLLSKAQLNLENKAEEFDALVKTYREDLFINSYKEAVVKQYLDTVITENDIQDFYAKNNQTFKLNEELLKLKYIKIGKDIYNKESVIKLFKSSKKSDLDSLHSLEMSLKSHHLNDSVWVKYTDLVSKVPILKSEDKNQLLKKDNFIEKEDSLSLYLVHVKDVLKRNDIAPTSYITPTIKQMILHQRKLLLLRNIEETLIDDARKKQQFETY, from the coding sequence TTGAAACAATTAATCGTTTATATATGTTTGTTTTTTACGTTACTGTCGTGTGATTATTTTACAATAAAAGATGATACGCGTGAAGCTGTAGCTCGAGTAAATGATACATACCTTTATAAAACGGATTTAAAAAATGTAGTTTCTTCAGGTGTTTCTAAAAACGATAGTATTTTATTGGTAAATAACTATATAAATAATTGGATTAAACAACAATTATTACTTTCGAAAGCACAACTTAATTTAGAGAATAAAGCAGAAGAATTTGATGCTTTAGTAAAAACTTATAGAGAAGATTTATTTATAAATTCATACAAAGAAGCCGTAGTTAAGCAGTATTTAGATACGGTAATTACAGAAAATGATATTCAAGACTTTTATGCTAAAAACAATCAGACTTTTAAATTAAACGAAGAGTTATTAAAATTAAAGTATATTAAAATTGGAAAAGATATTTATAATAAAGAATCGGTAATAAAATTGTTTAAATCTTCTAAAAAAAGCGATTTAGACAGCCTTCATTCTTTAGAAATGTCCTTAAAATCACACCACTTAAACGATTCGGTTTGGGTAAAATATACCGATCTAGTTTCTAAAGTGCCAATTTTAAAAAGTGAGGATAAAAACCAATTATTAAAAAAAGATAATTTTATAGAAAAAGAAGATTCATTAAGCTTATATTTGGTGCATGTAAAAGATGTATTAAAAAGAAATGATATTGCTCCAACAAGCTATATAACTCCAACAATTAAGCAAATGATTTTACATCAACGTAAATTATTATTATTAAGAAATATAGAAGAAACATTAATAGATGATGCAAGAAAAAAACAACAATTTGAAACATATTAA
- a CDS encoding DUF493 family protein gives MDNRTQFYKKLKKKLKKDTSFPTKYLFKFIVPSETDKIDQIEDLFNHQGAVITKKTSKTGKFTSVSIYIIMKKADHIILKYQEAEKIEGIISL, from the coding sequence ATGGATAACAGAACACAATTTTATAAAAAACTTAAAAAAAAGTTAAAGAAAGATACTTCTTTTCCTACTAAATATCTTTTTAAATTTATAGTGCCTTCAGAAACTGATAAAATTGACCAAATCGAAGATTTATTTAATCATCAGGGAGCAGTAATTACTAAAAAAACTTCGAAAACAGGTAAATTTACAAGTGTTTCTATATATATTATAATGAAAAAAGCAGATCATATTATTTTAAAATATCAAGAAGCAGAAAAAATAGAAGGAATTATATCTTTGTGA
- a CDS encoding DUF3822 family protein has translation MIKEIRKSKNKSIDFKNLEENHLSIQLSLDGFSFCVYNKLNSCVAVFQRHQFINTNPTPFEHLNLVKRLFNQEELLQIKYNSVSVTHHNNLITQVPLPFFNKNNLKHYLQNTIKVLDNDYITFDEIDNSEIINVYIPFVNINNFLIDKYGSFIFKHSSTILIETLLKTYKNSNEDYCFVNVSNFSFEIVVLKNKKLELYNFHTFKTKEDFIYYILFTAEQLNLNPEEFKLILLGDIEKESELYTILYQYIRNIDFYKSEKPTTLIDGISEHTNFTVLNQF, from the coding sequence ATGATAAAGGAGATAAGAAAATCGAAAAATAAATCTATAGATTTTAAAAATCTAGAAGAAAACCATTTATCCATCCAACTTAGTTTGGATGGATTTTCTTTTTGTGTATACAATAAACTAAATTCCTGTGTTGCTGTATTTCAAAGACATCAATTCATCAATACAAATCCAACACCTTTTGAACACTTAAATTTAGTTAAACGCTTATTTAACCAAGAAGAATTACTTCAAATTAAATATAATTCTGTTAGTGTTACGCATCACAATAACTTAATTACCCAAGTTCCACTACCCTTTTTTAATAAAAATAATTTAAAGCATTATTTACAAAATACTATAAAAGTATTAGATAATGATTATATTACTTTTGATGAAATTGATAATTCTGAAATAATAAATGTTTATATTCCTTTTGTTAATATTAATAATTTTTTAATTGATAAATACGGGTCATTTATTTTTAAACATTCATCAACTATTTTAATTGAAACACTTTTAAAAACCTATAAAAACTCTAATGAAGATTATTGTTTTGTAAACGTTTCTAATTTTAGTTTTGAAATTGTAGTTTTAAAAAATAAAAAATTAGAATTATACAATTTTCACACATTTAAAACAAAAGAAGATTTTATCTACTATATACTTTTTACTGCTGAACAATTAAATTTAAATCCAGAAGAATTTAAACTAATTCTTTTAGGAGATATAGAAAAAGAATCTGAATTATACACAATACTTTACCAATATATTAGAAATATAGATTTCTATAAATCAGAAAAACCAACAACTTTAATCGATGGTATTTCTGAGCACACTAACTTTACAGTACTAAATCAATTTTAA
- the rsmD gene encoding 16S rRNA (guanine(966)-N(2))-methyltransferase RsmD has protein sequence MRIISGKFKGKRLQAPKKLPVRPTTDMAKEALFNILNNLFYFDQLVVLDLFSGTGNISYEFASRGTTNITAVDVHFGCIKFINETSKILEADIHTIKSDVYKYLEKTSSKFDVIFVDPPYEFELEKFEKIVNLVFDNQLLNNDGLLIVEHSKHTKLDTHPKISYQKKYGGNMFSFFENSDEANI, from the coding sequence ATGCGAATAATTTCCGGAAAATTTAAAGGTAAACGGCTACAAGCACCTAAAAAATTACCAGTTAGACCAACAACTGATATGGCTAAAGAAGCCTTATTTAACATTCTAAACAACTTATTCTATTTTGACCAATTAGTTGTACTGGATTTATTTTCGGGTACTGGTAACATAAGCTATGAGTTTGCTTCAAGAGGAACAACAAATATTACAGCTGTAGATGTACATTTTGGCTGTATTAAATTTATAAATGAAACCTCTAAAATTTTGGAAGCTGATATACACACTATAAAAAGTGATGTTTATAAATATTTAGAAAAAACTTCATCTAAATTTGACGTTATTTTTGTTGATCCGCCTTATGAATTTGAATTAGAAAAATTTGAAAAAATTGTAAATCTAGTTTTCGATAATCAATTATTAAACAATGATGGATTATTAATTGTTGAACATTCAAAACACACCAAATTAGATACACATCCTAAAATTAGCTATCAAAAAAAATATGGTGGTAATATGTTTAGCTTCTTCGAAAATTCTGATGAGGCTAATATATAG